A window of Gloeocapsopsis sp. IPPAS B-1203 contains these coding sequences:
- a CDS encoding Ycf66 family protein, whose product MLAYILALAVGFFSLAIYMTAFFFPEVHRKGDFIWSGVGLFYALVLWVCSGRITGGVLLGQVASVALLGWSVTQTLLLRRQLTPHLLQTAAPSAEEVKNTVQEKVSKSSFFSKLSQLTKRGSNSAATAKERLQQLSEKTQVPETGSSGTTATSTVPATTIDDSIQVIDNRTFTPEQLEGAATLQETSAESVTESISDAVSPSTAADEVVQAARESTADAQPNEFAESDLSEETATEATSELPEVIRPNPPDPELVEAALEDAEEKHQEAAPPEPQAPEKQDS is encoded by the coding sequence ATGCTGGCATACATCCTGGCGTTGGCGGTAGGTTTTTTTAGCCTCGCTATCTACATGACAGCTTTCTTTTTTCCTGAGGTACACCGCAAAGGTGACTTTATTTGGAGCGGGGTAGGACTATTCTACGCCTTAGTCTTATGGGTGTGTTCTGGACGCATCACAGGGGGTGTACTACTCGGTCAAGTAGCTAGCGTTGCTTTATTAGGTTGGTCAGTCACCCAAACGCTGTTGCTACGACGACAACTCACTCCACACCTTCTGCAAACCGCAGCACCCAGCGCGGAAGAAGTAAAAAACACAGTACAAGAAAAAGTTTCTAAATCCTCTTTCTTTTCTAAACTTTCGCAATTGACTAAGCGCGGTAGCAATAGTGCGGCTACTGCAAAAGAGCGGTTGCAACAATTGAGTGAAAAAACACAAGTTCCAGAAACAGGTTCCTCAGGGACAACTGCTACAAGTACTGTACCCGCGACTACCATCGATGACTCAATTCAAGTTATTGACAATCGTACGTTTACACCAGAGCAATTAGAAGGTGCTGCAACACTGCAAGAAACTTCTGCAGAGTCAGTAACTGAGAGTATTTCTGATGCAGTTTCGCCATCTACCGCAGCAGATGAAGTCGTCCAAGCAGCTAGAGAATCGACAGCAGATGCTCAGCCTAATGAGTTTGCTGAGTCAGATCTGTCTGAGGAAACAGCAACAGAAGCAACATCTGAATTGCCTGAGGTGATACGTCCTAATCCGCCCGACCCTGAATTAGTCGAAGCTGCACTTGAAGATGCTGAGGAAAAACATCAAGAAGCTGCACCACCGGAACCCCAAGCACCAGAAAA
- a CDS encoding type IV pilus twitching motility protein PilT yields MTESQRPPIPAPAIPRVPPMPLPKSRVVNHPPTDITELQPQTVLQLNTHIPHKSQPSTAATSATPTLEQLVREAHEKGISDLHLGVGEVPRFRERGEIIVTDHPNIDEATFASWLQEILTEQQIAQFHEYLEYDGATQYEGVVRVRINVFISLNGPAMVLRLIPLKILTLEQLSLPPIFRDLCHYHKGLILVTGPTGSGKSTTLAAMVDYINQELPKHIISIEDPVEFVHQSRKSLIKQREVGIHTLKFDNALKASLREDPDIILIGEMRDRETVNTALKAAQTGHLVFGTLHTNSAVKTIERILNLYNPDEQAPMRIQVAESLVAVIAQSLVRTTDNKRAAIHEILINTDAIKDYIMRNEVEEIEAIIPRCNFEGMCTMNQSIYKLYEEGRLTEETALEASPKPNEMAMILRGRV; encoded by the coding sequence ATGACAGAATCACAGCGCCCACCAATTCCTGCTCCAGCGATTCCTCGCGTACCACCGATGCCATTACCAAAGTCTAGAGTAGTAAATCATCCACCTACAGACATAACTGAGCTACAACCACAAACTGTTTTACAACTGAATACTCATATTCCTCACAAGTCTCAGCCAAGTACTGCGGCAACAAGTGCAACCCCAACATTAGAGCAACTAGTGCGAGAAGCTCACGAAAAAGGTATTTCAGACTTACACTTGGGTGTTGGCGAAGTTCCTCGTTTCCGCGAACGTGGAGAAATTATTGTGACCGATCATCCAAACATAGATGAAGCTACGTTTGCTAGCTGGCTTCAAGAAATTCTTACCGAACAACAAATTGCACAATTTCACGAATATTTAGAATACGACGGTGCTACACAGTATGAAGGAGTAGTACGAGTACGAATTAACGTATTTATCTCGCTCAACGGTCCAGCAATGGTGCTGCGATTAATTCCCTTAAAAATTCTGACGTTAGAGCAACTGAGTTTACCACCCATTTTTCGAGATTTGTGTCACTATCACAAGGGATTAATTTTAGTTACAGGACCAACGGGTTCGGGTAAGTCTACTACGCTCGCAGCAATGGTTGATTATATCAATCAAGAATTGCCTAAGCATATTATCTCAATTGAAGATCCTGTAGAATTTGTGCATCAAAGTAGAAAATCGCTAATCAAGCAACGGGAAGTAGGCATTCACACGTTGAAATTTGACAACGCCTTGAAAGCATCATTGCGGGAAGATCCAGATATCATTCTCATTGGGGAGATGCGCGATCGCGAAACTGTTAATACTGCTTTAAAAGCTGCCCAAACTGGACACCTTGTCTTTGGAACTTTGCACACAAATAGTGCAGTAAAAACAATTGAAAGAATTCTTAATCTTTACAACCCTGACGAGCAAGCTCCGATGCGAATTCAGGTTGCAGAATCTTTGGTTGCAGTTATTGCCCAAAGCCTCGTGAGGACAACTGACAACAAACGAGCGGCGATTCACGAAATTCTGATTAATACAGATGCTATTAAAGATTATATTATGCGCAACGAGGTTGAAGAAATCGAGGCAATCATTCCACGCTGTAACTTTGAGGGCATGTGCACCATGAATCAATCAATTTATAAACTATACGAAGAAGGAAGATTAACAGAAGAAACTGCTTTAGAGGCGTCACCCAAGCCAAACGAAATGGCGATGATTTTACGCGGTAGAGTATAA
- a CDS encoding circadian clock KaiB family protein, with the protein MNQAQSQDIDTFKGIALFTPGGDLIYCIDPKKQGRWHSHLCAGLQEILNLPELPHFLVPCYTATIDRWLDPQTQQVQTYAEAHPPVLRYQPLLNAVFRTHVVWQAAPVTEGLCDPILLATYRPSFPQLWEEHELVVHFERSLASSRFIEPVSSQPSIKYNSQPLDCTLYLFVAGHNPATERILQTLRQVLEQFNYPYTLKVIDVLKYPEQAEIYQVTATPTLVKVSPKPTRRLVGNLDNAEKLLQMLTFPEI; encoded by the coding sequence TTGAATCAAGCTCAGTCACAAGATATAGATACGTTTAAAGGTATTGCACTGTTTACCCCAGGGGGCGATTTAATTTACTGCATTGACCCCAAAAAACAAGGACGCTGGCATTCACATCTGTGTGCAGGTTTACAAGAAATACTCAACCTTCCTGAACTACCTCATTTCTTAGTGCCTTGCTATACTGCAACAATTGATCGTTGGTTAGATCCACAGACACAACAGGTACAGACTTACGCAGAAGCACATCCTCCTGTGCTACGGTACCAACCTCTGTTAAATGCTGTTTTTCGCACTCATGTAGTTTGGCAAGCTGCTCCTGTCACAGAAGGTTTGTGCGATCCAATATTGCTAGCTACGTATCGCCCCTCATTTCCGCAATTGTGGGAAGAACACGAGCTTGTTGTGCACTTTGAGCGATCGCTTGCGAGTTCCCGTTTTATTGAGCCAGTGTCATCTCAGCCATCAATAAAGTATAATTCGCAACCACTAGACTGTACCCTGTACTTGTTTGTTGCAGGACATAATCCAGCAACAGAGAGGATCTTACAAACTTTACGCCAAGTTCTTGAGCAATTTAACTATCCATACACACTAAAAGTCATTGATGTGCTTAAGTATCCAGAGCAAGCCGAAATTTATCAAGTGACAGCAACACCAACACTTGTCAAAGTCTCTCCAAAGCCAACACGGCGCTTGGTTGGTAATTTAGATAATGCCGAAAAACTGTTACAGATGTTAACTTTCCCTGAGATTTGA
- the gndA gene encoding NADP-dependent phosphogluconate dehydrogenase, with protein MTQQSFGVIGLAVMGENLALNVERNGFPIAVYNRTPEKTDAFMHTRAQGKNVKAAYSLEEFVGLLERPRKILIMVKAGAPVDAVIDQLKPLLDEGDIIIDGGNSLYDDTARRTRNLEPAGFRFIGMGVSGGEEGALNGPSLMPGGTKSSYEYLEPILTKIAAQVEDGPCVTYVGPGGAGHYVKMVHNGIEYGDMQLIAEAYDLLRSTLNLDHNRLHEIFAEWNTTEELNSFLIEITADIFRYIDPTTKQPLVDLILDAAGQKGTGRWTVQSALELGIAIPTITAAVNARVMSSFKEERVAASQALTGPTGKYEGDAEAFINMIRDALYCSKICSYAQGMAQLAAASKVYSYNLNLSEMARIWKGGCIIRAGFLGKIQHAYQEDPNLLNLLLAPEFKQTILDRQDAWREVVASAAKLGVPVPAFSASLDYFDSYRRDRLPQNLTQAQRDYFGAHTYARVDKEGAFHTEWTKLDEASLQTSTPEPLEADPATTNA; from the coding sequence ATGACACAGCAAAGCTTTGGTGTAATTGGCTTAGCCGTTATGGGCGAAAACCTAGCTCTTAACGTCGAGCGTAATGGTTTTCCGATCGCCGTCTACAATCGTACCCCAGAAAAGACAGATGCCTTCATGCACACGCGAGCACAAGGTAAGAATGTTAAAGCTGCTTACTCGCTTGAAGAATTCGTTGGCTTGCTAGAGCGACCCCGAAAAATTTTAATCATGGTAAAAGCTGGAGCACCTGTTGATGCTGTAATTGACCAGCTTAAACCCTTGTTAGATGAAGGAGACATCATTATTGATGGCGGAAACTCCTTGTATGACGACACGGCTCGACGCACGCGCAATTTAGAACCTGCTGGCTTCAGATTTATTGGTATGGGAGTCAGTGGTGGTGAAGAAGGAGCGCTCAATGGTCCAAGTTTAATGCCAGGAGGGACAAAAAGCTCTTACGAATACTTAGAGCCAATTTTGACAAAAATTGCTGCCCAAGTAGAAGATGGACCTTGTGTCACTTATGTTGGTCCTGGTGGTGCTGGACACTACGTCAAAATGGTACACAATGGTATTGAGTACGGTGATATGCAGCTGATTGCAGAAGCCTACGATTTACTCAGAAGTACATTGAATCTCGATCACAATCGCTTGCACGAGATTTTTGCAGAGTGGAATACTACTGAAGAACTCAATTCGTTTCTCATTGAAATTACAGCAGACATTTTTAGGTACATCGATCCAACCACAAAGCAGCCATTAGTTGATTTAATTCTCGACGCTGCTGGACAGAAAGGAACTGGACGTTGGACAGTACAAAGTGCTTTGGAATTAGGAATTGCTATTCCAACAATCACCGCAGCAGTCAATGCACGTGTTATGTCTTCATTTAAAGAAGAACGTGTTGCTGCTTCGCAAGCGCTTACAGGTCCCACAGGTAAGTATGAAGGCGATGCTGAAGCTTTTATCAACATGATTCGCGATGCGCTGTATTGCTCAAAAATTTGCTCATACGCCCAAGGAATGGCACAGTTAGCTGCTGCATCAAAAGTGTATTCTTATAATCTGAACTTGAGCGAAATGGCTCGGATTTGGAAAGGTGGTTGTATTATTCGAGCAGGGTTCTTAGGTAAGATTCAACACGCTTACCAAGAAGATCCTAATTTGCTGAACTTACTACTGGCACCAGAATTCAAGCAAACAATTTTGGATCGGCAAGACGCTTGGCGGGAAGTAGTTGCATCTGCTGCTAAACTCGGCGTTCCAGTACCCGCATTTAGTGCTTCACTGGATTATTTCGACAGCTACCGCCGCGATCGCTTGCCACAAAATCTTACTCAAGCCCAGCGTGACTACTTTGGGGCACATACTTACGCCCGAGTTGATAAAGAAGGTGCCTTCCATACTGAATGGACAAAACTCGATGAAGCATCTTTACAAACCTCTACGCCTGAGCCTTTAGAGGCTGATCCTGCAACAACTAATGCCTAG